A genomic segment from Coleofasciculus sp. FACHB-T130 encodes:
- a CDS encoding tetratricopeptide repeat protein: MREERLEAYLNLIQVLLSSSSGEEMEILQTNQALIDAGLVQTMEAVAAMLAERGDGEAAEWLRNVAAPMVTEMGNSSSTPTVVKRIPESPVQFLTEVLQATADSNGDRKVVYPLLQANLDQLNEKLAEILHDWAMIILPQVEPQEAKFIGATIGGFSNLMAQFPLGDKEKNLEIAITGYEIVVTVFTREASPDEWATTQNNLGNAYRNRIQDDLADQDRLAVRADRLERAIACYEQALQIYTRKAFPQDWAMTQNNLGNAYRDRIRGDRADNLERAIACYRQASEIYTREASPDEWATIQNNLAVASENCEASNVPI; the protein is encoded by the coding sequence ATGAGAGAAGAACGTCTCGAAGCCTATCTCAATCTGATCCAAGTGCTACTCAGTTCCTCTAGTGGCGAGGAAATGGAGATTTTGCAGACGAATCAAGCGCTCATTGATGCCGGGTTAGTGCAGACAATGGAAGCCGTAGCCGCAATGCTGGCAGAACGGGGCGATGGAGAAGCAGCGGAGTGGTTGCGGAATGTTGCAGCGCCAATGGTTACAGAAATGGGTAACTCATCATCGACACCCACTGTCGTCAAGAGGATTCCCGAATCGCCTGTGCAATTCTTAACGGAGGTATTGCAAGCAACCGCAGATAGTAATGGCGATCGCAAAGTAGTGTATCCGCTGTTACAAGCAAATCTCGATCAACTGAATGAGAAACTGGCTGAGATACTGCACGATTGGGCAATGATAATTCTGCCGCAAGTTGAACCCCAAGAAGCAAAATTTATTGGGGCGACAATCGGCGGATTCAGCAACCTGATGGCGCAATTTCCCCTAGGAGACAAGGAGAAAAACTTAGAAATTGCCATCACCGGCTACGAGATCGTGGTTACAGTTTTTACCCGCGAAGCGAGTCCTGACGAGTGGGCGACGACTCAAAATAATCTCGGTAATGCCTACCGCAATCGGATACAGGACGATTTGGCTGACCAAGATAGATTGGCAGTCCGCGCCGATCGTCTAGAACGAGCGATCGCGTGTTACGAACAGGCATTGCAAATTTATACCCGCAAAGCCTTTCCCCAAGATTGGGCAATGACGCAAAATAATCTCGGAAATGCTTACCGCGACCGAATACGGGGCGATCGCGCTGATAATCTAGAACGAGCGATCGCGTGTTACAGGCAAGCATCGGAAATCTATACCCGCGAAGCAAGTCCAGACGAATGGGCGACCATCCAAAATAATTTGGCAGTTGCTTCGGAAAATTGCGAAGCATCTAATGTGCCAATTTAG